The Deinococcus carri genome contains a region encoding:
- a CDS encoding sugar ABC transporter permease yields MLVLLPSILLLAVFVYGFIGRTVYVSLTDWGNDPAQALATNPIIRWVGLANYQDLFTGFLQLRFRQELVNTIFFTLFFILGCLGLGLGLALILDRNPKGEGLWRTIFLFPMSLSFIVTGTIWRWMLQPQGGLNQFPTVLGLPAGSFGWLSSTGAIWKFDWNKLPLLTAGVVALVLVWVAVRAARAGDRTRTIVAGLCAALLLGWALFVGPNVKLLPAPEPHGFNLALIGIILAAVWQMSGYTMALYLAGLRGIPEELREAARVDGANDFGMYRHVIFPLLAPITLSAMIILGHISLKIFDLVYAMAGPDNTYTSVPALNMYLTSFRQNQFALGAAIGTILLILVAFVIVPYLSSAFRGEEGHA; encoded by the coding sequence ATGCTGGTGCTGCTGCCCAGCATCCTGCTGCTGGCCGTGTTCGTCTACGGCTTTATTGGGCGCACCGTGTACGTCAGTCTGACCGACTGGGGCAACGACCCCGCGCAGGCGCTGGCGACCAACCCCATCATCCGCTGGGTGGGCCTCGCCAACTATCAGGACCTCTTTACCGGTTTCCTGCAACTGCGCTTCCGGCAGGAACTGGTCAACACCATCTTCTTCACGCTGTTCTTCATCCTGGGCTGCCTGGGGCTGGGGCTGGGCCTGGCGCTGATCCTCGACCGTAACCCGAAGGGCGAGGGGCTGTGGCGCACCATCTTCCTGTTCCCGATGAGCCTGAGTTTTATCGTGACCGGCACCATCTGGCGCTGGATGCTGCAACCGCAGGGGGGCCTGAACCAGTTCCCCACGGTGCTGGGGTTGCCTGCCGGGTCCTTCGGCTGGCTGAGCAGTACGGGTGCCATCTGGAAGTTCGACTGGAACAAGCTGCCGCTGCTGACGGCGGGTGTCGTCGCGCTGGTGCTGGTGTGGGTGGCGGTGCGCGCGGCCCGTGCCGGGGACCGCACCCGGACCATCGTTGCCGGGCTGTGCGCCGCGCTGCTGCTGGGCTGGGCACTGTTCGTCGGGCCGAACGTCAAGCTGCTGCCCGCGCCGGAACCGCACGGCTTCAACCTCGCCCTGATCGGCATCATCCTCGCCGCCGTGTGGCAGATGAGCGGCTACACGATGGCGCTGTATCTGGCCGGGCTGCGCGGCATTCCCGAGGAACTGCGCGAGGCAGCGCGGGTGGACGGCGCGAACGACTTCGGCATGTACCGCCACGTCATCTTCCCGCTGCTGGCCCCCATCACGCTCAGCGCGATGATCATCCTGGGGCACATCAGCCTCAAGATCTTCGACCTGGTGTACGCGATGGCCGGGCCGGACAACACCTACACCAGCGTGCCCGCGCTGAACATGTACCTCACCTCCTTCCGCCAGAACCAGTTCGCGCTGGGTGCGGCGATCGGCACCATCCTGCTGATTCTGGTGGCGTTCGTGATCGTGCCGTACCTCAGCAGCGCGTTCCGCGGTGAGGAGGGCCACGCATGA
- a CDS encoding carbohydrate ABC transporter permease: MTTTVPASTVQPAPASRKTGLGRIGLYVLLVIAALFFLLPIYLLVATALKTPDAINLATTWQWPRALNWASFADAWAKIGGNVGNSLFLAVVSTILAAFLGSLNGYALSKWQFRGANILFALMLFGMFIPYQAVLIPLFQFVKSLGLYGSIWGLILAHVVYGLPITTLIFRNYYAEVPDALVEAATIDGAGFWSIYRQVILPLSVPAFVVVVIWEFTQVWNEFLFAATLTNTTSQPVTYALSQLAGGQAVSWNLPMAGAILAALPTLLVYILLGRYFVRGLLAGSVKG, translated from the coding sequence ATGACCACCACCGTTCCCGCCTCCACCGTGCAGCCCGCCCCCGCCTCCCGCAAGACGGGCCTGGGCCGGATTGGTCTGTACGTCTTGCTGGTGATCGCCGCGCTGTTTTTCCTGCTGCCGATCTACCTGCTGGTAGCGACGGCCCTCAAGACGCCGGACGCCATCAATCTGGCGACGACCTGGCAGTGGCCGCGCGCCCTGAACTGGGCCAGCTTCGCGGATGCCTGGGCCAAGATCGGCGGCAACGTCGGCAACAGCCTGTTTCTGGCCGTCGTGTCCACCATCCTGGCCGCATTTCTGGGGTCGCTGAACGGCTACGCGCTGTCCAAGTGGCAGTTTCGCGGTGCGAACATCCTCTTCGCGCTGATGCTGTTCGGGATGTTCATTCCCTATCAGGCGGTGCTGATTCCGCTGTTCCAGTTCGTCAAGTCGCTGGGGCTGTACGGCAGCATCTGGGGACTGATCCTGGCGCACGTCGTGTACGGCCTGCCGATTACCACCCTGATCTTCCGCAACTACTACGCCGAGGTGCCCGACGCGCTGGTGGAGGCCGCCACGATTGACGGCGCGGGCTTCTGGAGCATTTACCGCCAGGTGATCCTGCCGCTGAGCGTGCCCGCCTTCGTGGTGGTGGTGATCTGGGAGTTCACGCAGGTCTGGAACGAGTTCCTGTTCGCGGCCACGCTGACCAACACCACCTCGCAGCCCGTCACCTACGCGCTGTCGCAACTGGCGGGCGGGCAGGCGGTGAGCTGGAACCTGCCGATGGCGGGCGCGATTCTGGCGGCGCTGCCCACCCTGCTGGTGTACATCCTGCTGGGGCGCTACTTCGTGCGCGGCCTGCTGGCCGGGAGCGTCAAGGGGTAG
- a CDS encoding sensor histidine kinase yields MPSADFQVAPSPVVFVVSHDRARADLLAPALGQAQVHAIPDAETLLREAHVHPPAVALLYADTRGVPLAEVLPLLRQRAELAGTQWIGVGSAGLGALLAAGADALVSDATAPDALALQVRNLLTRAGQHRELEGRIAQLQRRLDDWEHEERVRDQLVHMLVHDLKNPIAAVMGLLEVVGDDDRVPDDSRELVKVARDETQHLLHLAVNMLDVRKIQAGKMNLRPELVFSPMFEEVIEQARGDVGSGLRERHMRVEVAPGLSPTRADPEILRRVLANLISNAMKHTTTGGVIQVKVWQEGDETRVLVCDDGEGIPAEDLPNLFAAFEQSRLTLHGRFDTGMGLAFCKLAVEEHGGHIWAESERGRGSTFTFTLPLAQDSDEEDFVELLS; encoded by the coding sequence ATGCCCAGTGCCGACTTTCAGGTGGCTCCTTCCCCAGTGGTATTCGTGGTGTCCCACGACCGCGCGCGGGCCGACCTGCTCGCGCCCGCCCTGGGGCAGGCCCAGGTCCACGCCATCCCCGACGCCGAGACGTTGCTGCGCGAGGCCCACGTCCATCCGCCCGCGGTGGCGCTGCTGTATGCCGATACGCGCGGCGTGCCGCTGGCCGAGGTGCTGCCGCTGCTGCGTCAGCGCGCCGAGCTGGCGGGCACCCAGTGGATCGGGGTGGGCAGCGCGGGGCTGGGGGCGCTGCTCGCGGCGGGCGCGGACGCCCTGGTCAGCGACGCCACGGCCCCGGATGCCCTGGCCCTCCAGGTGCGCAACCTGCTGACCCGTGCCGGGCAACACCGCGAGCTGGAGGGCCGGATTGCCCAGCTTCAGCGCCGCCTGGACGACTGGGAGCACGAGGAGCGCGTGCGCGACCAGCTCGTGCATATGCTCGTCCACGACCTCAAAAATCCCATCGCCGCCGTGATGGGCCTGCTGGAAGTGGTCGGGGACGACGACCGTGTGCCCGACGACAGCCGCGAACTGGTCAAGGTCGCCCGAGACGAGACGCAGCACCTGCTGCACCTCGCCGTCAACATGCTTGATGTCCGCAAGATTCAGGCGGGCAAGATGAACCTGCGTCCCGAACTGGTCTTCAGCCCGATGTTCGAGGAGGTGATCGAGCAGGCGCGCGGCGACGTGGGCAGCGGCCTGCGCGAGCGCCACATGCGGGTGGAGGTCGCCCCCGGCCTCAGCCCCACCCGCGCCGACCCCGAGATCCTGCGCCGCGTGCTGGCCAACCTCATCAGCAACGCCATGAAGCACACCACCACCGGCGGCGTGATTCAGGTCAAGGTCTGGCAGGAGGGTGACGAAACGCGCGTCCTGGTCTGTGACGATGGCGAGGGCATTCCCGCCGAGGACCTGCCCAACCTGTTCGCCGCCTTCGAGCAGTCCCGCCTGACCCTGCATGGCCGCTTCGATACCGGCATGGGCCTGGCCTTTTGCAAGCTGGCCGTCGAGGAACACGGTGGCCACATCTGGGCCGAGTCCGAACGGGGCCGGGGGTCGACCTTCACCTTCACCCTCCCCCTGGCCCAGGACAGCGACGAGGAAGATTTCGTCGAGCTGCTGAGTTAG
- a CDS encoding NADH-quinone oxidoreductase subunit A codes for MLLVALGIGVLAVVASALLGPKKATRAKLMAYESGNDPEGGGVGTGQRFPVHFYLVAMLFIVFDIETAFFYPLAVAYQKLVPFAFWEAVTFVGLLLVGYFYILKKGVLEWA; via the coding sequence ATGCTGCTGGTCGCGCTGGGCATCGGGGTGCTGGCGGTCGTCGCCAGTGCGCTGCTAGGGCCGAAAAAGGCCACGCGCGCCAAGCTGATGGCCTACGAGAGCGGCAACGACCCCGAGGGCGGTGGCGTGGGCACCGGCCAACGCTTCCCGGTGCATTTCTACCTGGTCGCCATGCTGTTCATCGTCTTCGACATCGAGACGGCCTTTTTCTACCCCCTCGCGGTGGCGTACCAGAAGCTGGTGCCCTTCGCCTTCTGGGAAGCGGTGACGTTCGTGGGGCTACTGCTGGTGGGGTACTTCTACATCCTGAAAAAAGGGGTGCTGGAATGGGCGTGA
- a CDS encoding NADH-quinone oxidoreductase subunit B family protein, with protein MALKELFDRDWQELESEGVLFSSLEKLVAWGRSNSLWPATFGLACCAIEMMSSTDGRNDLSRFGSEVFRASPRQADVMIVAGRLSKKMAPIMRRVYDQMPDPKWVISMGACASSGGMFNNYAIVQNVDHVVPVDVFVPGCPPRPEALIYAVMQLQKKVRGEAYDERSQELPMVEAWTR; from the coding sequence ATGGCCCTGAAGGAACTCTTCGACCGCGACTGGCAGGAACTCGAATCCGAGGGGGTCCTCTTCAGCAGTCTGGAAAAGCTGGTGGCGTGGGGGCGCAGCAACAGCCTGTGGCCCGCGACCTTCGGGCTGGCGTGCTGCGCCATCGAGATGATGAGCAGCACCGATGGGCGCAACGACCTCAGCCGCTTCGGCTCGGAGGTGTTCCGCGCCTCGCCGCGGCAGGCAGACGTGATGATCGTGGCCGGGCGGCTTTCCAAGAAGATGGCCCCGATCATGCGCCGGGTCTACGACCAGATGCCCGATCCCAAGTGGGTGATCAGCATGGGGGCCTGCGCGAGTTCGGGCGGCATGTTCAACAACTACGCCATCGTGCAGAACGTGGACCATGTGGTGCCGGTGGACGTGTTCGTGCCCGGTTGCCCGCCCCGCCCCGAAGCCCTGATCTACGCCGTGATGCAGCTTCAGAAAAAGGTGCGCGGCGAGGCCTACGACGAACGCAGCCAGGAACTCCCGATGGTGGAGGCGTGGACAAGGTGA
- a CDS encoding NADH-quinone oxidoreductase subunit C: protein MPEQIVVTTAAGTGRDATALMAELGLTAEGGTEPTAALPPERLREVALALKERGFMLMDTVGVDYGAYPERRPARFAVLHNVYHPEDHRRLFLRVWLDDGQPLDSLYPVWRAANYLEREVYDLLGVEFVDHPDLRKILTPDDLEGHPLRKDFPIGESPTMFREGRFIDPAAFRAGLSGQNAGLTGWRGELRRGQGEDRVPPVMPEGGPK, encoded by the coding sequence ATGCCGGAACAGATCGTCGTCACCACGGCGGCGGGGACGGGCCGGGACGCGACCGCGCTGATGGCCGAACTCGGCCTGACCGCGGAGGGCGGCACCGAACCCACCGCCGCCCTCCCCCCCGAGCGGCTGCGCGAGGTGGCGCTGGCCCTCAAGGAACGCGGCTTCATGCTGATGGACACGGTGGGCGTGGATTACGGGGCCTACCCGGAGCGTCGGCCCGCCCGCTTCGCCGTCCTGCACAACGTCTACCACCCCGAGGACCACCGCCGCCTCTTCCTGCGGGTCTGGCTGGACGACGGGCAGCCGCTGGACAGCCTGTATCCCGTGTGGCGGGCGGCGAATTACCTGGAGCGCGAGGTGTACGACCTGCTGGGCGTGGAGTTCGTGGACCACCCCGACCTCCGCAAGATTCTGACGCCCGACGACCTCGAAGGCCACCCCCTGCGCAAGGATTTCCCCATCGGGGAGTCGCCCACGATGTTCCGCGAGGGCCGCTTTATCGACCCCGCCGCCTTCCGCGCAGGCCTCAGCGGCCAGAACGCGGGCCTGACCGGCTGGCGCGGCGAACTGCGCCGGGGCCAGGGCGAGGACCGCGTGCCGCCGGTGATGCCGGAAGGGGGGCCGAAGTGA
- the nuoD gene encoding NADH dehydrogenase (quinone) subunit D, with amino-acid sequence MTAEPLTPPAGGALLHTEIMSLNVGPQHPSTHGVLRLVVDMDGEYVRRVTPHMGYLHTGFEKTFEHRTYHQGVTYAPRTDYLHCFGHELAYVLSVEKLLSAEVPERATTIRVILHELGRIHSHLVFVGTGLLDLGALTPFFYAFREKEALQDLFEAVCGYRMNQGYFRVGGLARDVPEDWPARVAAFLDPFERGVDEYETLFARNPIFLDRATGVGVIPRDVAIDLGLTGPNLRASGVPLDNRKANPYCGYETYDFEVPYSTAGDSLARFQLRLMEFRESAKIVRQALKRLTPGPIKDPNRKISLPPRPELETSMEAVIHHFKLVTEGFHPPVGEVYVPTESARGEVGYYIVSDGGSMPYRVKIRAPSFVNLQALEYACVGAQFADLITILATIDPVLGDVDR; translated from the coding sequence ATGACCGCTGAACCCCTCACTCCCCCGGCCGGCGGTGCCCTGCTGCACACCGAAATCATGAGCCTGAACGTGGGGCCGCAGCATCCCTCCACGCACGGCGTGCTGCGGCTGGTGGTGGACATGGACGGCGAGTACGTCCGCCGGGTCACGCCGCACATGGGCTACCTGCACACGGGGTTCGAGAAGACCTTCGAGCACCGGACCTACCACCAGGGCGTGACCTACGCGCCGCGCACCGATTACCTGCACTGCTTCGGCCACGAACTCGCCTACGTGCTGAGCGTGGAAAAGCTCCTCTCGGCCGAGGTGCCGGAGCGGGCCACCACCATCCGCGTGATTCTGCACGAGCTGGGGCGCATCCACTCCCATCTGGTGTTTGTCGGAACGGGCCTGCTTGACCTCGGCGCGCTGACGCCCTTCTTCTACGCCTTCCGTGAAAAGGAGGCGTTGCAGGACCTGTTCGAGGCGGTATGTGGCTACCGGATGAATCAGGGCTACTTCCGGGTGGGCGGCCTCGCGCGCGATGTCCCGGAAGACTGGCCCGCCCGCGTCGCCGCCTTCCTCGACCCCTTCGAGCGTGGCGTGGACGAGTACGAGACGCTGTTTGCCAGGAACCCGATTTTCCTCGACCGGGCGACCGGCGTCGGCGTGATTCCGCGTGATGTGGCGATTGACCTGGGGCTGACCGGGCCGAACCTGCGGGCCTCCGGCGTGCCCCTCGACAACCGCAAGGCGAACCCCTACTGCGGCTACGAGACCTACGATTTCGAGGTGCCCTACTCCACGGCTGGAGACAGTCTGGCCCGCTTCCAGCTCCGACTGATGGAGTTCCGGGAGAGCGCGAAGATTGTCCGGCAGGCACTGAAGCGCCTCACGCCCGGCCCCATCAAGGACCCCAACCGCAAGATTTCGCTGCCGCCGCGCCCCGAACTCGAAACCAGCATGGAGGCGGTCATCCACCACTTCAAGCTGGTGACGGAGGGCTTTCACCCGCCTGTAGGCGAGGTCTACGTGCCCACCGAATCGGCCCGCGGCGAGGTCGGCTACTACATCGTGTCGGACGGCGGCTCGATGCCCTACCGCGTCAAGATTCGCGCGCCCAGCTTCGTGAACCTGCAAGCCCTGGAGTACGCCTGCGTGGGCGCGCAGTTCGCGGACCTGATCACGATTCTGGCGACGATTGACCCGGTGCTGGGGGATGTGGATAGGTGA
- the nuoE gene encoding NADH-quinone oxidoreductase subunit NuoE: MTYFADKQLLVTDIFSRYPATPQGRRSALMPLLREVQDALGYVSEAHMAEIARLCGTTATEVRSVMSFYSTYHTLPTGRYHLQVCSTLMCALAGSDELWDHLVSVLDVQPGEVTADGRFSVQKVECLGSCGTAPVVQLNDEGYYEQVTRTKCDRLLAAMRADAPPPPDNPVPVTVREDGRQMTAKGERVGASIHDLAPLAGGEA, translated from the coding sequence TTGACCTACTTCGCAGACAAACAACTCCTCGTCACCGACATCTTCAGCCGCTACCCTGCCACTCCGCAGGGCCGCCGCTCGGCGCTGATGCCGCTGCTGCGGGAAGTGCAGGACGCGCTGGGGTACGTGTCGGAAGCGCACATGGCCGAAATTGCCAGGCTGTGCGGCACGACCGCCACCGAGGTCCGCTCCGTCATGAGCTTCTATTCCACCTACCATACGCTGCCGACCGGGCGGTACCACCTCCAGGTCTGCTCGACGCTGATGTGCGCGCTGGCGGGCAGTGATGAGCTGTGGGACCACCTCGTCTCGGTGCTGGACGTGCAGCCGGGCGAGGTGACGGCGGACGGACGCTTCAGCGTGCAGAAGGTGGAATGCCTCGGCTCCTGCGGGACGGCCCCGGTAGTGCAACTGAACGACGAGGGCTATTACGAGCAGGTCACCCGGACGAAGTGTGACCGCCTGCTTGCCGCCATGCGCGCCGATGCCCCGCCCCCACCCGACAACCCCGTCCCTGTCACCGTGCGGGAAGACGGGCGGCAGATGACGGCCAAGGGGGAGCGGGTCGGGGCCAGCATCCACGACCTCGCCCCACTCGCCGGAGGTGAAGCGTGA
- the nuoF gene encoding NADH-quinone oxidoreductase subunit NuoF, producing the protein MTVAEPAPKPITSGKDPRFAPTLYAHVGQPESWTLDYYQRHGGYQAVRRAFAMGPDAVIEEVKKSGLRGRGGAGFATGLKWSFMPLNDGKQHYIICNADESEPGSFKDRYLLSEDPHQLIEGMLIGGYAMRASVGYIYIRGEYVHAAERVWAAIHEARAAGLLGKNVLGSGFDFDLQVHRGAGAYICGEETALMNSLEGLRANPRLKPPFPAAAGLYGMPTTINNVETFCAATQILKYGADWHARMGTEKSKGMKLFQISGPVRRPGVYELPLGTTFRELIYDWAGGPLEDIKAVIPGGSSCPMLPWDDKTLDTPMDYESVAAAGSMLGTGGVTLVPRADCIVNVTWNLVRFYGHESCGKCTPCREGISGWMVRMYEKLVRGHGQPSDVQLILDMSDNIGGRSFCALADACLGPVLSSIKLFREEYDVLAQTGQAMYSARSRWRES; encoded by the coding sequence GTGACCGTCGCGGAACCCGCCCCCAAACCCATCACCAGCGGCAAGGACCCCCGCTTTGCCCCCACCCTCTACGCCCACGTCGGGCAGCCGGAAAGCTGGACGCTCGACTACTACCAGCGTCACGGGGGGTATCAGGCGGTGCGCCGGGCCTTTGCGATGGGACCGGACGCCGTCATCGAGGAAGTCAAGAAATCGGGCCTGCGCGGGCGCGGCGGCGCGGGCTTCGCCACCGGGCTGAAGTGGTCCTTCATGCCGCTGAACGACGGCAAGCAGCACTACATCATCTGCAACGCCGACGAGTCCGAGCCGGGCAGCTTCAAGGACCGCTATCTGCTGTCGGAAGACCCGCACCAGCTCATTGAGGGGATGCTGATCGGCGGCTACGCCATGCGTGCCTCGGTGGGCTACATCTACATTCGCGGAGAGTACGTCCACGCCGCCGAGCGGGTGTGGGCCGCCATCCACGAGGCGCGGGCGGCGGGCCTCCTCGGCAAGAACGTGCTGGGCAGCGGCTTCGACTTCGACCTGCAAGTCCACCGGGGGGCCGGGGCGTACATCTGCGGCGAGGAAACCGCGCTGATGAACTCCCTGGAAGGGCTGCGCGCCAACCCGCGCCTCAAGCCGCCCTTTCCCGCCGCCGCCGGGCTGTACGGGATGCCCACCACCATCAACAACGTCGAAACCTTCTGCGCGGCCACCCAAATCCTGAAGTACGGCGCGGACTGGCACGCCCGCATGGGCACCGAGAAGAGCAAGGGCATGAAGCTCTTCCAGATTTCCGGCCCGGTGCGCCGCCCCGGCGTGTACGAACTCCCGCTGGGCACCACCTTCCGCGAACTCATCTACGACTGGGCAGGCGGCCCGCTGGAGGACATCAAGGCCGTCATTCCCGGCGGCTCCAGTTGCCCGATGCTCCCCTGGGACGACAAGACGCTGGACACGCCGATGGACTACGAGAGCGTGGCCGCCGCTGGCTCCATGCTCGGCACGGGCGGCGTCACCCTGGTTCCCCGCGCCGACTGCATCGTGAACGTCACCTGGAATTTGGTGCGCTTCTACGGGCACGAGTCCTGCGGCAAATGCACGCCCTGCCGCGAGGGCATCAGCGGCTGGATGGTGCGGATGTACGAGAAGCTCGTGCGCGGCCACGGTCAGCCCAGCGACGTGCAACTGATCCTCGACATGAGCGACAACATCGGCGGCCGGAGCTTCTGCGCCCTCGCGGACGCCTGCCTGGGGCCGGTGCTGAGCAGCATCAAGCTCTTCCGCGAGGAATACGACGTGCTGGCGCAGACCGGGCAGGCGATGTATTCGGCGCGGTCGCGGTGGAGGGAGTCGTAA
- the nuoG gene encoding NADH-quinone oxidoreductase subunit NuoG: MKVVVDGIPLDLPAGTSGIDAVFAAGRDVPYFCAHSYLSPVGACRMCLVESGSPRKGKDGNFELDESGQPKIFWFPKPMAACTMQATDGMHIRTAKTSDVVAKAQAGMMEFTLLNHPLDCPTCDKGGACELQDRAFEYGYGASRFGFDRRHADKHYPLSDFVILDQERCIHCKRCVRYFEEVPGQEVLDFIERGGHTFIDTEEGGLPTGFQGNITDICPVGALLDNVARFRGRNWEYDHTPTTCTLCPVGCSITADARNGRLERVVARENREVNEVWICDAGRFGHVFASEDRLTVPLVRVDGELRPSDWDGAILAIRRGLTGMNPADLALYLNADSTLEEGAALETLAGLTDTPSVDHWPRYAANVETTATLTDVATADAVIVLGADLGEEAPVLELRVLEMLRGGILPPEFPHGTAIADLRLVERPTRHPERLAVIGGESRLSAHAGMRVSANGHNALARLMRPDTDDLRAAAKLLAEVKKPVLILGADVLNTVTREFTAQLADLVTRTGAKVLPISAGPNSKGLAHLNLVPRAGGLGYDRLEEARAAFISRLDPATHGLPGRARGFTIVHDTHLTATARLADVVLPAVTNYEKRGTTVNLEGRLLPLRQAALSAGEGADLIRTLTALAEALGVRTRIRGLKSAQALLADRLGVDLTDLPESGVIRPLGVTFTAPALPHTPQLWKERMHANPERRGSRVPDRADRIATWQLTGQDGALPVGGDD, encoded by the coding sequence ATGAAAGTCGTTGTCGACGGCATCCCCCTCGACCTCCCGGCGGGCACCAGCGGCATCGACGCCGTGTTCGCCGCCGGGCGGGACGTGCCGTATTTCTGCGCGCACAGTTACCTCTCGCCGGTGGGCGCGTGCCGGATGTGCCTGGTGGAATCCGGCTCGCCGCGCAAGGGCAAGGACGGGAACTTCGAACTGGACGAGAGCGGCCAGCCCAAAATTTTCTGGTTCCCCAAGCCGATGGCGGCCTGCACGATGCAGGCGACCGACGGGATGCATATCCGCACCGCCAAGACCTCGGACGTGGTGGCGAAGGCGCAGGCGGGCATGATGGAGTTCACCCTCCTGAACCACCCGCTCGACTGCCCCACCTGCGACAAGGGCGGCGCGTGCGAGCTGCAAGACCGCGCCTTCGAGTACGGCTACGGCGCGAGCCGCTTCGGCTTCGACCGCCGCCACGCCGACAAGCATTACCCGCTCTCCGACTTCGTGATTCTCGACCAGGAGCGCTGCATCCACTGCAAACGCTGCGTGCGTTACTTCGAGGAAGTGCCGGGCCAGGAGGTGCTGGACTTCATCGAGCGCGGCGGCCACACCTTTATCGACACGGAGGAAGGTGGCCTGCCCACCGGCTTCCAGGGCAACATCACCGACATCTGTCCGGTGGGGGCGCTGCTGGACAACGTGGCCCGCTTCCGGGGCCGCAACTGGGAATACGACCACACGCCGACGACCTGCACCCTCTGCCCGGTCGGTTGCTCGATTACGGCCGACGCGCGCAATGGACGCCTGGAGCGCGTCGTCGCCCGCGAGAACCGCGAGGTGAACGAGGTCTGGATTTGCGACGCGGGCCGCTTCGGGCACGTCTTCGCCTCGGAGGACCGTCTGACCGTGCCGCTGGTGCGCGTGGACGGCGAATTGCGGCCTAGTGACTGGGACGGGGCCATTCTCGCCATCCGCCGCGGCCTGACCGGAATGAACCCAGCCGACCTCGCCCTGTACCTGAATGCCGACAGCACGCTGGAGGAGGGGGCGGCGCTGGAGACCCTCGCGGGGCTGACGGACACACCCTCGGTGGACCACTGGCCGCGCTACGCGGCGAACGTGGAGACGACTGCCACCCTGACGGACGTGGCGACTGCCGACGCTGTCATTGTGCTGGGCGCGGACCTGGGCGAGGAAGCCCCGGTGCTGGAACTGCGCGTGCTGGAGATGCTGCGCGGTGGCATCCTCCCGCCCGAGTTCCCGCACGGCACCGCGATTGCCGACCTGCGCCTGGTGGAACGCCCCACCCGCCACCCCGAACGCCTCGCGGTCATCGGTGGCGAGTCGCGGCTCTCGGCCCATGCCGGAATGCGCGTCTCCGCCAACGGGCACAACGCCCTCGCCCGGCTGATGAGGCCCGACACCGACGACCTGCGCGCGGCGGCAAAGCTCCTTGCGGAAGTGAAGAAGCCGGTGCTGATTCTCGGCGCGGACGTGCTGAACACCGTCACGCGGGAGTTCACCGCGCAACTGGCCGACCTCGTGACCCGGACCGGCGCGAAAGTGCTGCCCATCTCCGCCGGGCCGAACAGCAAGGGGCTGGCGCACCTGAACCTCGTCCCGCGCGCCGGAGGCCTCGGCTATGACCGGCTGGAGGAGGCACGGGCGGCGTTCATCTCGCGGCTGGACCCCGCCACTCACGGTCTGCCAGGGCGCGCACGCGGCTTCACCATCGTCCACGACACGCACCTGACTGCTACGGCGCGGCTGGCCGATGTGGTCCTCCCCGCCGTCACCAACTACGAGAAGCGTGGGACGACCGTGAACCTCGAAGGCCGCCTCCTCCCGCTGCGGCAGGCGGCGCTGAGCGCGGGCGAGGGGGCCGACCTGATCCGCACGCTGACCGCGCTGGCCGAGGCGCTGGGCGTCCGCACCCGCATCCGCGGTCTGAAGTCGGCGCAGGCCCTCCTGGCGGACCGCCTGGGCGTAGACCTGACCGACCTGCCGGAGAGCGGCGTCATTCGCCCGCTAGGCGTGACGTTCACGGCCCCCGCCCTGCCACACACTCCGCAACTCTGGAAGGAGCGGATGCACGCCAACCCCGAGCGGCGCGGCAGCCGCGTGCCCGACCGCGCGGACCGCATCGCCACCTGGCAACTGACGGGACAGGACGGGGCACTGCCGGTGGGGGGGGACGACTGA